CACATCTCGCAACTGCCGGCGGAAAAGATGTTGCGAAGTTGGATGGAGTGTTAAAAAGTGTTAAAAAGTTTGTTGAAGAAATATTGAAATAATGTTTCGACTTCATTTCGCTTCGCTCCATTGCGCTCAACACGACAAGTTCGTCACCGTGAGCGCAACGAAGTGAAGTCGAACGGTTAAATCTAAAACCCAATACCAAAAACCTAACAATGCCACATCTCCCTCTCACAATCCTCGTGCGCGAATCGTTTATTCAAGATGAATTGAAAGCGAGTTCCGAAACGAAATTGAAAATCTTGAACGAATGCACGTCGCAAATTTCCAAAGCGATGGATTTGCTCGTACACGCGCTCAACAATAAAAAGAAAATTCTCCTTTGCGGAAACGGAGGAAGCGCAGCAGATTCGCAGCACATCGCAACGGAACTCACGATACGAATGTTGCCTCGTGAACGCGCTGCAATTCCTGCAATTGCGCTGACAACCGATACATCAAACTTAACTGCCGGTGCGAATGATATTGGTTTTGAAAATGTGTTCGCCCGCAATGTGGAAGCGTTGGGAAATTCCGGCGACGTTCTTATTGCAATTACGACAAGCGGAAATTCTCCGAACATTTTGAAAGCAATCGAAAAAGCAAAATCGAAAGGAATAGTAACGATTGGTTTGCTCGGAAAAGACGGAGGCAAAGCAAAACCACTCTGCGACCATTCGATTATTGTTCCATCCAACGATACGCAACGCATTCAAGAAGGACACATTACGATTGGACATATTTTGTGCGGATTGCTTGAACGCGAATTGTTCGGAGCGATGTAAGATGTTAGGTATTAGGTGTTAGGTTTTAGAAGTTAGGTTTTTATGGCAAATAAAATTCATAGTTTTGAGGATATGGACGTGTATCAAAAATTGTTGCAACTTCATTTAGAAGTACACGAATTGACGATGACATTCCCCAAATTTGAATTGTATGAACTTGGTTCACAACTGCGACGTTCGTCAAATTCCGCACCAGCAAATT
The DNA window shown above is from Ignavibacteria bacterium and carries:
- a CDS encoding D-sedoheptulose 7-phosphate isomerase, which codes for MQDELKASSETKLKILNECTSQISKAMDLLVHALNNKKKILLCGNGGSAADSQHIATELTIRMLPRERAAIPAIALTTDTSNLTAGANDIGFENVFARNVEALGNSGDVLIAITTSGNSPNILKAIEKAKSKGIVTIGLLGKDGGKAKPLCDHSIIVPSNDTQRIQEGHITIGHILCGLLERELFGAM